One stretch of Candidatus Cloacimonas sp. DNA includes these proteins:
- a CDS encoding ABC transporter ATP-binding protein has translation MEEIHLECLSKDFDGFVAVENVSLTIKSGELFSFLGPSGCGKTTLLRMIAGFEIPSAGRVLIGNNDITYLPPYKRQVNTIFQNYSLFPHISVFDNVAFGLRIRKTPKNEIKSRVMEMLSLVKMDDQAKKYPDQISGGQKQRVAIARALINQPKVLLLDEPLAALDLKLRQHMLIELMNIHDAVGITFIYVTHDQNEAMSISDRVAVMNYGNIIQAGPPDDIYERPNSIFSAYFIGETNLICGEVTGIEDDYVQIKCPDGTGNSLNIDSTFHFQPVIGQELTVSLRPEKIAISRNKPRYQEDINILRGVIEDILYLGSHTQYIVRVGALKIRVFSQHKRVYFDDKALDWEEPVWLFWHDTDTWLIDQIPENVLTAEELSEGGVNHYQRSIKRSAVE, from the coding sequence TTGGAAGAAATCCATCTGGAGTGTTTAAGCAAGGATTTTGACGGCTTTGTTGCCGTGGAAAATGTGTCGTTAACAATTAAAAGCGGAGAGTTATTTTCGTTCTTAGGACCAAGTGGTTGCGGTAAAACAACGCTGTTAAGAATGATTGCCGGTTTTGAAATTCCCAGCGCCGGCAGAGTTTTAATTGGCAATAACGATATAACCTATTTACCGCCTTATAAAAGACAGGTAAACACTATTTTTCAGAATTATTCTCTCTTTCCGCATATCTCTGTATTTGATAATGTTGCCTTCGGTTTAAGAATTCGGAAAACTCCCAAAAATGAAATTAAAAGCAGGGTGATGGAAATGCTCTCGCTGGTTAAAATGGATGATCAGGCAAAAAAATATCCCGACCAGATTTCCGGTGGACAAAAACAGCGCGTAGCCATAGCCAGAGCTTTAATTAACCAACCCAAGGTTCTTCTTTTGGATGAACCCCTGGCTGCCTTAGACCTGAAACTGCGTCAACATATGCTGATTGAACTGATGAATATTCACGACGCTGTGGGCATTACCTTTATTTATGTAACTCACGACCAAAACGAAGCAATGAGCATTTCCGATCGGGTTGCTGTTATGAATTACGGCAATATTATTCAAGCAGGACCTCCGGATGATATCTATGAGCGTCCAAATAGTATTTTTTCGGCATATTTTATTGGAGAGACCAATTTAATTTGCGGTGAAGTTACCGGTATTGAAGATGACTATGTGCAAATTAAATGCCCCGATGGCACAGGAAACAGCTTAAATATAGACAGCACTTTTCATTTTCAACCTGTTATAGGACAGGAATTAACCGTTTCTTTAAGACCCGAAAAAATAGCCATTTCCCGTAATAAACCACGCTATCAGGAAGATATAAATATTCTCCGGGGAGTGATTGAAGATATTTTATACCTCGGCTCTCACACTCAATACATCGTTAGAGTAGGAGCTCTTAAAATTAGGGTTTTCAGTCAACATAAACGGGTTTATTTTGACGATAAAGCATTGGACTGGGAAGAGCCGGTCTGGCTTTTCTGGCATGATACCGATACCTGGTTGATAGACCAAATTCCGGAAAATGTGTTAACTGCGGAAGAGCTTTCCGAAGGCGGGGTAAATCATTATCAGCGTTCTATCAAACGCTCTGCGGTAGAATGA
- a CDS encoding agmatine deiminase family protein translates to MKNLSLLRIILLSSMLLLLHPAVFAHHGLPADKAEIATRFTETNPPVAPVRPIAEFEPASDVLIRYPLGIPVSLVVQLANTANVICLVSSSQQAAAVSAFTNGGVNMNNVSFINAATDSYWTRDYGPWFIFDGNGDYGVVDYVYNRPRPNDNLVPQVFANQLSLNYFGMNLQQTGGNYMCDGINSAAQTTLVYTENNNNQTDVNTKMQHYLGITNYLVSEDPNNTYIDHIDCWAKFLAPDKIMIRSVPTSHSQYNAIENAAAYFASHNCAWGYPYRVYRVYTPSNEPYTNSLILNKKVFVPIVGGSNDNAALQAYRNAMPGYEVIGVSQTSSAPWESTDALHCRTHEIPDKNMLQIVHTPWHGIVPSATDLVINTEITAHSGLPLYSDSLFVCYQVNSGIWQRSYLQPLTRNNYTTSLGGFAEGDTIRYFIHAADQSGRNANQPIFAVLDPHLFVIQPDMIPPVLTHTPISSISNQSEPISFILNANDPSGISQVLFRYQIDTSPILSFPMDTLTDSSYIFIYYPEFTADNHTFLYSFTAYDGVNPPNAGYLPGQDLWFEVPISYVSISDGEAIPVMPEGIIGVYPNPYKPAGSEIMQLKFYTEFNSPLIFKIYNLKGQLLYTEKIFSKENGIQNISWNGRDFKGNFASNGLYLIEILQGSKSYKSKLVIVK, encoded by the coding sequence ATGAAAAACCTAAGCTTATTACGCATCATTTTATTAAGCAGTATGCTCTTGCTTTTGCATCCTGCTGTTTTTGCACATCACGGTCTGCCTGCAGACAAAGCAGAAATTGCAACGCGGTTTACGGAAACAAATCCCCCGGTAGCACCTGTTCGTCCTATTGCTGAATTTGAACCTGCTTCGGATGTTTTAATTCGTTATCCTTTAGGCATCCCGGTTTCGCTGGTTGTCCAATTAGCTAATACTGCCAATGTAATCTGCCTGGTAAGCAGTTCCCAACAGGCAGCTGCTGTTTCCGCTTTTACCAATGGCGGAGTAAATATGAATAATGTAAGTTTTATTAATGCTGCCACGGATTCTTACTGGACAAGGGATTACGGACCCTGGTTCATTTTTGATGGCAATGGTGATTATGGAGTAGTGGATTATGTTTACAATCGTCCCCGTCCTAATGACAATTTAGTTCCTCAGGTCTTTGCTAATCAGTTGTCTCTGAATTATTTCGGAATGAATTTACAACAGACAGGGGGAAATTATATGTGCGATGGTATTAATTCTGCTGCGCAAACAACTTTGGTTTATACCGAAAACAACAATAATCAAACCGATGTAAACACTAAGATGCAACATTATTTGGGCATTACTAATTATCTGGTATCGGAAGATCCTAATAACACTTATATTGACCACATTGATTGTTGGGCAAAGTTTCTGGCTCCCGATAAAATAATGATCCGTAGCGTTCCTACCAGCCATTCTCAATATAACGCTATAGAAAATGCAGCTGCCTATTTTGCCTCCCACAATTGTGCCTGGGGTTATCCTTATCGTGTTTATAGAGTTTACACTCCTTCCAATGAGCCCTACACCAATTCCCTGATTTTGAATAAAAAGGTCTTTGTGCCCATTGTAGGAGGCAGTAATGACAATGCCGCTCTTCAAGCATACCGTAATGCTATGCCCGGTTATGAAGTGATTGGTGTTTCTCAAACCAGTTCCGCTCCCTGGGAATCAACGGACGCCTTACATTGCAGAACGCATGAAATTCCGGATAAAAATATGCTGCAAATTGTGCATACTCCCTGGCACGGTATTGTTCCCTCTGCAACTGACCTTGTTATCAACACTGAAATAACAGCCCATAGCGGGCTGCCATTATATTCCGATTCCCTTTTCGTTTGCTATCAGGTAAATTCCGGCATCTGGCAAAGAAGTTATCTGCAACCGCTTACCCGAAATAACTATACCACTTCTTTAGGTGGATTTGCCGAGGGAGATACCATTCGTTATTTTATTCACGCGGCAGACCAATCAGGAAGGAATGCAAACCAACCGATTTTTGCGGTATTAGACCCTCATCTTTTTGTAATTCAACCGGATATGATACCTCCTGTTTTAACACACACTCCCATTTCTTCAATCAGCAATCAAAGCGAGCCCATCAGTTTTATTCTGAACGCTAATGACCCAAGCGGCATCAGTCAAGTGCTTTTCCGATATCAGATAGATACTTCTCCCATTCTGTCTTTTCCGATGGATACATTAACGGATAGCAGTTATATTTTTATATATTATCCGGAATTTACTGCCGACAACCATACTTTTTTATATAGTTTCACAGCTTACGATGGAGTTAATCCTCCCAATGCAGGTTATCTTCCAGGACAGGATTTATGGTTTGAAGTTCCGATTAGCTATGTTTCCATAAGCGATGGAGAAGCAATACCTGTTATGCCGGAAGGAATTATCGGAGTTTATCCCAATCCTTATAAACCCGCAGGCAGTGAAATTATGCAGCTGAAATTTTATACGGAGTTTAATTCTCCTCTCATCTTCAAGATTTACAATCTAAAAGGGCAGCTGCTATATACGGAAAAGATATTTTCCAAGGAGAACGGAATTCAAAATATATCCTGGAACGGACGTGACTTTAAAGGTAATTTTGCCTCCAACGGATTGTATCTGATAGAAATTTTACAGGGCTCTAAAAGCTATAAAAGCAAGTTAGTAATAGTAAAATAG
- a CDS encoding HAD family phosphatase, which yields MHNFQAVIFDMDGTLIDSMQVWRNVDQVFLQSRLLEVPTDLFDHLPAGNSFIQTAQYFKDRFGLPDSPESIMQEWTEMVGNLYATTIELKPGARELLKRLQENNIKIGLGTSNSLELAKKVLLRNSVWHLFQCAVTGDINLRGKPYPDIYRLAAERLQEKPENCLVIEDTLTGVQAGKAAGMTVFAVYDEDSREHHSHIQKLADGFYLDFESLSDDLFHHWIEHCDRN from the coding sequence ATGCACAACTTCCAGGCAGTAATCTTTGATATGGATGGAACTTTAATAGATTCTATGCAGGTTTGGCGGAATGTAGATCAGGTATTTTTACAATCGCGCTTGCTGGAAGTTCCTACCGACCTTTTTGATCACCTTCCTGCTGGTAACAGCTTTATTCAAACAGCACAGTATTTTAAGGATAGATTTGGTTTACCGGATAGCCCTGAAAGCATTATGCAGGAATGGACAGAAATGGTTGGCAATTTATATGCCACGACGATTGAACTGAAACCTGGTGCCCGGGAACTGCTGAAAAGATTGCAGGAAAACAATATAAAAATAGGACTGGGCACAAGCAATTCTCTGGAGCTGGCAAAAAAAGTGCTTCTTCGCAATTCCGTGTGGCACTTATTTCAGTGTGCTGTTACCGGTGATATTAACTTAAGGGGAAAACCCTATCCCGATATTTATCGTTTAGCTGCAGAACGCTTACAGGAAAAGCCGGAAAACTGTTTGGTGATTGAAGATACTTTAACCGGTGTGCAAGCAGGAAAAGCTGCAGGAATGACTGTTTTTGCTGTTTATGATGAAGATAGCCGTGAGCATCATTCCCATATCCAAAAGCTGGCTGATGGCTTTTATCTGGATTTTGAGTCCTTAAGCGATGACCTGTTCCACCATTGGATAGAGCATTGCGACCGGAACTAA
- the amrA gene encoding AmmeMemoRadiSam system protein A, with product MFTPEQKKTLLSLARNSISSHFKPQFVTMPEDPAFQPKRGVFVSLHINGNLRGCIGYIKGYKSIAESVKEMALAAAFQDPRFPPLTEKELERVTLEISILEELIPLQKNELPVIGRDGLYIQHPYGSGLLLPQVAVEYNWKPETFLQEVCRKAGLYANAYLDPASVVYRFTADVFSEADTF from the coding sequence ATGTTTACCCCGGAACAGAAAAAAACACTGCTTTCCCTTGCCCGAAATAGCATTAGCTCTCATTTTAAACCTCAATTTGTAACTATGCCTGAAGACCCTGCTTTCCAACCTAAACGCGGGGTCTTTGTCAGTTTACATATAAATGGCAATTTACGAGGTTGCATTGGCTATATCAAGGGCTATAAATCTATCGCCGAAAGCGTGAAAGAAATGGCTCTTGCAGCCGCTTTTCAAGACCCGCGTTTCCCTCCTTTAACGGAAAAGGAATTGGAAAGAGTAACCCTTGAAATATCTATTTTAGAAGAGCTTATTCCCCTGCAAAAAAACGAATTACCCGTAATCGGCAGAGACGGACTTTACATTCAACATCCTTACGGAAGCGGTTTACTTTTGCCTCAGGTGGCAGTTGAATATAACTGGAAACCGGAGACATTTTTGCAAGAAGTGTGTCGTAAAGCCGGTCTCTATGCGAATGCCTATCTTGATCCTGCCAGCGTTGTCTATCGTTTTACAGCCGATGTCTTCAGTGAAGCGGATACATTTTGA
- the amrB gene encoding AmmeMemoRadiSam system protein B produces the protein MIRNPMHAGTFYPRFEQQIKRQIEGWISKAETPISSERALGVILPHAGYMYSGECATLGIHSISHENIDSFIILHPSHQANYFDFSVSPYQEYVNPLGNLALNMELYNKIAPEADQNIPLILHQEEHSMEIQLPILNYFFPQAKILPIMIGNQIPAVSKRLAEVLYETIYTSTERIVILCSSDLSHYHRARTAEEMDGILVKNVTALDPEHLWQDILHSNCEACGIGGILALLYYAQHYSNAKMKVVQYTHSGKVSGNDSQVVGYLSAKLYI, from the coding sequence ATGATTCGTAATCCGATGCACGCCGGAACCTTCTATCCCCGATTTGAACAACAAATCAAACGGCAAATAGAGGGCTGGATAAGTAAAGCCGAAACCCCTATTTCTTCGGAACGAGCTTTGGGGGTAATTCTTCCCCATGCTGGTTATATGTATTCCGGGGAATGCGCTACTTTGGGTATCCATAGCATTTCCCACGAAAATATTGATAGTTTCATAATCCTTCATCCCAGCCATCAGGCAAACTATTTTGATTTCAGTGTTTCCCCCTATCAGGAATATGTAAATCCCCTGGGAAATTTGGCTCTGAATATGGAACTATACAATAAAATAGCCCCTGAAGCAGACCAAAATATTCCCCTTATTTTGCATCAGGAAGAACACTCTATGGAAATTCAACTGCCAATCTTGAACTATTTCTTCCCCCAAGCAAAAATCCTGCCTATTATGATTGGAAACCAGATTCCAGCTGTCTCTAAAAGGTTGGCGGAAGTTCTGTATGAAACAATCTACACCTCTACAGAGCGGATTGTTATTCTCTGTTCTTCAGATTTATCTCACTATCATCGTGCCCGAACAGCTGAAGAAATGGATGGAATATTGGTTAAAAATGTAACAGCATTAGACCCGGAACACCTTTGGCAGGATATTCTCCATAGCAATTGTGAGGCCTGTGGAATTGGAGGTATTTTGGCTCTGCTCTATTACGCCCAACACTATAGCAATGCTAAAATGAAAGTTGTGCAGTATACCCATTCCGGAAAAGTATCCGGTAATGATTCCCAGGTAGTGGGCTATCTTTCAGCAAAACTGTATATTTAA